A window of the Kosakonia sp. BYX6 genome harbors these coding sequences:
- a CDS encoding quinone oxidoreductase family protein produces MKAAVYDVEGAPGVLKYVDIPDPIPGPDDILISVEAISIEGGDLINRRSTPPPRPSWIVGYAAAGTVVAVGSNVRSRTVGDRVAAFHMQGSHAERWAVPAEQTWLIPDGVDMAEAAVLPISFGTAHHCLFTRGMLRHGETVLIQAAAGGVGLAAVQLASQAGATVIAVASGTQRRSRLLELGADYVVDRAENNVVDSVRQYTHGIGVDLVIDPVGTTLPASLSALAPEGRLVFVGNAGGGSLTVDLWPPMQSNQTLMGVFMGPLFERPGVRTSVDDMLQAIAAGRIRVVIDRIFPLANAAAAHEFAETAKPLGRIVMKP; encoded by the coding sequence ATGAAAGCAGCGGTTTATGACGTGGAAGGCGCTCCCGGCGTCCTGAAATATGTCGATATCCCAGATCCGATCCCAGGGCCTGACGACATCCTTATTTCTGTCGAGGCTATCTCGATTGAAGGGGGAGATCTGATCAACCGCCGTTCAACTCCGCCGCCTCGTCCTTCATGGATTGTCGGCTACGCGGCCGCGGGCACGGTTGTTGCAGTCGGATCGAACGTCCGTAGTCGTACGGTTGGGGACAGAGTCGCTGCTTTTCACATGCAGGGATCACATGCGGAGCGGTGGGCTGTACCCGCGGAGCAAACCTGGCTTATACCCGATGGGGTGGATATGGCAGAAGCGGCGGTGTTGCCGATTTCTTTTGGAACCGCGCATCATTGCCTTTTCACACGAGGCATGCTCCGGCACGGAGAAACCGTCCTTATTCAGGCAGCTGCTGGTGGCGTAGGGCTAGCGGCCGTTCAGCTTGCCTCACAAGCAGGCGCAACGGTCATCGCTGTGGCAAGCGGAACGCAGCGAAGAAGCCGGTTGCTTGAACTTGGTGCCGATTATGTCGTGGATCGTGCAGAGAATAACGTCGTGGACAGTGTCCGACAGTACACCCATGGCATCGGTGTTGATCTCGTCATCGATCCGGTGGGGACGACGTTGCCTGCTTCGCTTTCTGCACTCGCTCCGGAAGGACGTCTCGTCTTCGTCGGTAATGCGGGCGGCGGCAGTCTGACTGTCGACTTGTGGCCGCCAATGCAGTCTAACCAGACACTCATGGGAGTATTCATGGGACCCCTTTTTGAAAGGCCCGGAGTTCGGACAAGTGTGGACGACATGTTGCAGGCTATAGCAGCAGGGCGTATCAGGGTTGTCATTGACCGCATCTTCCCTCTGGCTAACGCTGCCGCGGCTCACGAATTCGCCGAGACAGCGAAACCGCTTGGCCGCATCGTTATGAAGCCATGA